The DNA region GTATAATACACCTTTCAAGCAGAACGAGGAAACCTTGGGTGAAGGAACTTCTCGAGGATTTGACCATTCGAGAGATATTATCCCTTTAATTTGGAATAAATTCAATTTTATCCTCTTTTTGCATCAAAATGGAATAATTTGACGAAAAATCTTAAAAATTTGCATGTAGAAATGTTTTTGGTGGTGCTAAACATGAGGGGACTAAAATTAGCTGCCCTTGCCGTTTTGGCCTTGCTCTTGGGTGTTGGCCTTGCAAGTGCCCAGAGCAGTCAGGATTATGCTGGTACATACTATGCCTCGGGTAAGATATGGTACTACCTATATTTAAATCAGAACAAGACGTTCACAGAAGTCTATGACAAAGCCGTCCAGATAGGTGTTGACAACCAGACTTTAACCCTTGCACTGGAGCTACAGGAGAATGCTACAAAGGACTATGAAGAGGCAGTTGCCTTCGGAACACCAGAAACAGGAAGATTTCCAATCGTTTGGAAGATTAGAAGGGCGTATTTAAACCTCAAGCACGCCGTTGAGCTCCTCAACAAGGCCCTTGCTGACCTGAGCTGAGGTTTCTTTTTTATCTTTTCCACAAGATTTTAAAGTAGCTCCCCTAAGCTTTTCTTGGTGAGGTTAATGACGAGGGTTGCGGTCATTGATTATGATAAGTGTAATCCAGATAAGTGCGGGCATTTCTTATGTGAAAGGGTGTGCCCAGTGAATCGAATGGGTGGAGAGGCCATTATCATAGATGAGGACAACTACAGGCCTGTAATCCAAGAAGCATCGTGTACGGGATGTGGAATATGTATTCACAAGTGTCCTTTCAATGCAATAACCATCGTGAACCTGCCGGAGGAGCTCGATAAAGACTGTGTGCACCGCTATGGAGTAAATGCTTTCGTCTTATACCGTCTTCCTGTGGTGAGAAATGGAAGTGTGACCGGTATTTTGGGCCCAAACGGAACGGGTAAGACAACAGCCGTTAAAATCCTTTCAGGAGAACTCTTGCCAAACCTCTGCGGCTTCAACGACAGCTGGGACAACGTTATTAGGGCTTTTAGAGGAAATGAGCTCCAAAACTACTTTGAGAAGCTCAAGAACAGGGAGATACGAACCGTTGTGAAGCCGCAGTATGTTGACTTAATTCCAAAGGTAGTTAAAGGGAAGGTTAGGGATCTGCTCAAAAAGGCAGACCAGAGGGGAGTTTTAGAGGAGCTTGTAGATGAGCTTGAGCTTAGAAACATTTTGGATAGAGAAATTCAGCAGCTCAGTGGTGGAGAACTGCAGAGGGTAGCGATAGCTGCGGCAATGGCGAGGGAAGCGGACTTCTACTTCTTCGATGAACCTTCATCCTATTTGGATATAAGACAGAGGCTCAAAGTAGCTAGAGCCATTCGGAAGCTGGCGGAAGAAGGAAAGGCTGTTCTCGTGGTTGAGCACGATTTGGCAGTCCTTGACTACTTGAGTGATAATATCCACGTGGTTTATGGTAAGCCCGGTGCTTATGGTATATTCTCCGCTTTGAAGGGCACACGTGTAGGAATAAACGTCTTCCTCAATGGCTATCTCCCAGATGAAAACGTCCGCTTTAGGCCTTATGAGATTAGGTTTACAAAATTCAGCGAAA from Palaeococcus pacificus DY20341 includes:
- a CDS encoding ribosome biogenesis/translation initiation ATPase RLI — protein: MTRVAVIDYDKCNPDKCGHFLCERVCPVNRMGGEAIIIDEDNYRPVIQEASCTGCGICIHKCPFNAITIVNLPEELDKDCVHRYGVNAFVLYRLPVVRNGSVTGILGPNGTGKTTAVKILSGELLPNLCGFNDSWDNVIRAFRGNELQNYFEKLKNREIRTVVKPQYVDLIPKVVKGKVRDLLKKADQRGVLEELVDELELRNILDREIQQLSGGELQRVAIAAAMAREADFYFFDEPSSYLDIRQRLKVARAIRKLAEEGKAVLVVEHDLAVLDYLSDNIHVVYGKPGAYGIFSALKGTRVGINVFLNGYLPDENVRFRPYEIRFTKFSERKAQIGDVLVEYPRLVKDYGGFKLEAEGGTLHVGEVIGIVGPNGIGKTTFVKMLAGVEEPTEGKVEWSLEVSYKPQYIKAEYEGTVFELLSKIDASKLMSNLYKTELLNPLGIPDLYDRNVNELSGGELQRVAITACLIKDADLYLIDEPSAYLDVEQRLAVSKAIRSLMAKNDKTALVVEHDVLMIDYISDRLIVFEGEPGKQGKALRPMPMREGMNRFLANVGITFRRDPETGRPRANKEGSVKDREQKERGEYYYVEA